TCGAAGCCGCCGCCGGTTGTCGATAAAGAATTGTCTATCTCTTCCGTAGACTCCGCGTCCGGAACAGGTTCATCATACGAATTGGACGAGGGTGAATATTTATATATCTCGTCCATCTCACCTCCGCTCTCGCCGGAGACGGCGGCTATGCCCCAGCTTTTTTCCGCACCCCACACGGTCAGATCAAAGGCCGTCATGTTTTCAGGTACGGTAAATTCCATCTTGAAGGCCTTGTTGCTGTCGTGATCGGGAGGGACCTTTATCGTGATGGTTTTTTTAGTTATGGTCTCCCCGGATATGTCGCTTACGATGATTAAGAATATACTCAAAAAAAGTATACCGGCAAATAAGTAAGCTTTTCTCAATCTAATCCTCCATGACATTAAAAGGGAAATGAAATCGGATATTGGATATTATATAGCAATACATAGAAAAACGCTATTCTAAAACCGTCCAATTCAAAAAATTTACAAAAAAAATAGCATTGAAAATAAAAATACTTGACAATTTAGGTTAAGTACTATATATTAAGAAAAAATCTATTTTGGAGAAGTCAATGAAAAAGGAGGTAGTGCTTCACTTCTCGAAGGAGATCTGGGACAAGCCTATTATCTACCATTTGATAAAGAACTACGATCTTGTCGTAAATATCCACAAGGCGGACGTGCTGCCCAAACAGGAGAGCTTTATGGTGCTGGAGCTGGATGGGGACAACGACGAGATGACGAGGGGTATCGAGTACCTTAAGGAATACGGCGTTACGATCGATCCGATCGAGCAGGAGATAAAAAGGGACGAGGCACGCTGTACCCACTGCGGTGCCTGCATCGCTATCTGTCCCACGGGATCGCTCCATATAAAAGACCGTGTGTCTATGGAGGTGGCTTTTGATTCCGGCATGTGCAGCGGGTGCGAGCTGTGCGTCCCCGTGTGCCCTCCCCATGCCATGGAAATACAGATTGTTTAGAATGATATGAGACTTACAACGAAAGGACAATACGCTGTTAGGGCCCTGGTTATGCTGATGATACTCGGAGATGACGGCCCAGTTACGCTAAAGGAGATATCCGACGCGGAGGATATCTCGCTGAACTACCTTGAACAGCTGTTCTCTAAGATGAGAAAGGGGAAAATCGTAAAGAGCATCAAGGGTCCGGGCGGGGGTTACATCCTCGCCAGAAACTCTGAGGAGATCAAGGTCGGCGAGATTATCGAGGTCGTGGAGGAATCGATAAGCCCCGTGGCCTGTGTTGACGACGGGGCTCACGCACAGTCATGCTGCGTAAGGTCTCACAAATGCACAACCCAGTGGCTCTGGGCAGAGCTGGGAGCGAGGATCAAGGACTTTTTGAATTCCGTCACGATTCAAGACCTCTACAAGGAGGCGAAGAAGAAAGGGGTTACGGGGGATATTCTGGATGACAAAGAAGGTTTACTTGGATTATAACGCCACGGGTCCCGTTTTGCCCGAGGTCCTGGAGGCGATGCTCCCGTATTTCACGGTGGAATACGGAAACCCCTCGAGCGTTCACTCGCTGGGGCAGGATGCAATGGAAGCGGTGGAGGACGCGAGAGATAAGGTCGCCGAGCTTATAGGCGCCGAACCAAACGAGGTAATCTTTACGAGCGGGGGATCGGAGAGTGACAACTTCGCCATCAAGGGATTTATACAATCATTGAAGGGGAAAAAGTCGCACGTAATAACGTCCGCCGTGGAGCACAAGGCCGTCCTCGAATCCACCCGTTTTCTCGAGGACAACGGCGTTGATATAACCTACCTCGGTGTTGACAAAAGTGGCCGGCTCGATATCGATGAACTCAAAAGGGCGATTATCGGAGACACCAGGCTTATAACGATAATGTACGCCAACAACGAGACGGGAACTCTATTTGACATTCCGTCGATAGGGGAGATAGCCAGGGATCGCGGAATCGCTTTTCACACCGACGCCGTTCAGGCCGTGGGTAAAATCCCGGTTGACGTAAAAAGGGACAAGATCGACATGCTCTCCATCGCCGGCCACAAAATGGGCGCCCCCAAGGGGGTAGGCGCAATCTACGTTAACGGCGGTCTGAATCCAAGGCCCACCCCCATAATCCACGGTGGACACCACGAGTTTAACATGAGGGCGGGGACGGTGAACGTGCCGTCTGTGGTCGGGCTGGGGGCGTCGGCCGAAATCGCAAAGAACGGCCTGAAGAAAAAGGGCGAAATGTTGAAAAGGCTGAGGGATAGGCTGGAGGCAGGGATTCTGGAGAGGATTGACAATGTTCAAATAAACGGGGACCTGGACAATCGGCTTTCCAATACGTCTAATATGAGCTTCGCATACGTGGAGGGAGAGTCGATCATGATAGACCTCGACCTTCACGGCATCTGCGTCTCTTCGGGCTCGGCCTGCGCCTCGGACGACATCTCTCTTTCCCACGTCCTCGAGGCGATGGGTGTGGACCCGGTAATAGGGCAGGGCACGATAAGGTTCAGCTTAGGCGGCGGAAACACCGAAGAAGAGATAGACTATGTTATTGAGACGATCCCGAAAATAGTTAAAAGGTTGAGAGATCTGTCTCCCTTGTCACGGGCTAAATAGTACAAATTCAAAAACATGTTATCTAAGACTAATTTGAACAGGTAGTTTGCGATGTACTCGAAGAAGGTGATCGAATATTTTGAAAATCCGGTTAACGTAGGCAAGATAGAAAATCCGGACGGAGTGGGCAGGGCGGGAAATCCTGAGTGCGGCGATACGATAGAGCTGTATATTAAAGTTGTCGATGATAGGATCACTGACATCAAGTTCAAGACCTTCGGCTGTGCGGCGGCGGTGGCCAGCTCCTCCATGCTTACGGAGCTCGTCTTAGGCAAGAAGCTCGACGAGGCCTTGTCAGTAACCAAGAACGACGTAGCGGATAACCTCGGGGGGCTGCCAGAGAGAAAGATGCACTGCTCGAACATGGCCGAGGACGCGCTTCGCCTGGCCATCGAGGACTACAGGAACAATCACGGGTCAAAAAAAGCGGCGGATTAAAACGTATGGTACGGCGGGAAGGGGAGCTTTACGATTAAATTGAAGGGTAATATAAGGACAATCGTCGCCATGAGCGGCGGCGTCGATTCATCGGTGGCGGCTT
The DNA window shown above is from Candidatus Zymogenus saltonus and carries:
- the nifS gene encoding cysteine desulfurase NifS, coding for MTKKVYLDYNATGPVLPEVLEAMLPYFTVEYGNPSSVHSLGQDAMEAVEDARDKVAELIGAEPNEVIFTSGGSESDNFAIKGFIQSLKGKKSHVITSAVEHKAVLESTRFLEDNGVDITYLGVDKSGRLDIDELKRAIIGDTRLITIMYANNETGTLFDIPSIGEIARDRGIAFHTDAVQAVGKIPVDVKRDKIDMLSIAGHKMGAPKGVGAIYVNGGLNPRPTPIIHGGHHEFNMRAGTVNVPSVVGLGASAEIAKNGLKKKGEMLKRLRDRLEAGILERIDNVQINGDLDNRLSNTSNMSFAYVEGESIMIDLDLHGICVSSGSACASDDISLSHVLEAMGVDPVIGQGTIRFSLGGGNTEEEIDYVIETIPKIVKRLRDLSPLSRAK
- a CDS encoding Rrf2 family transcriptional regulator yields the protein MRLTTKGQYAVRALVMLMILGDDGPVTLKEISDAEDISLNYLEQLFSKMRKGKIVKSIKGPGGGYILARNSEEIKVGEIIEVVEESISPVACVDDGAHAQSCCVRSHKCTTQWLWAELGARIKDFLNSVTIQDLYKEAKKKGVTGDILDDKEGLLGL
- a CDS encoding iron-sulfur cluster assembly scaffold protein, whose product is MYSKKVIEYFENPVNVGKIENPDGVGRAGNPECGDTIELYIKVVDDRITDIKFKTFGCAAAVASSSMLTELVLGKKLDEALSVTKNDVADNLGGLPERKMHCSNMAEDALRLAIEDYRNNHGSKKAAD
- a CDS encoding 4Fe-4S dicluster domain-containing protein encodes the protein MKKEVVLHFSKEIWDKPIIYHLIKNYDLVVNIHKADVLPKQESFMVLELDGDNDEMTRGIEYLKEYGVTIDPIEQEIKRDEARCTHCGACIAICPTGSLHIKDRVSMEVAFDSGMCSGCELCVPVCPPHAMEIQIV